The genomic window TAACTCGCAACTCGTAACCTGTAACATACTACAACAACCCCAGTTTCTTACAATTGGCAAAAATAATATCTTTAAGTTTATCTAATGAGATTTTCTTAATTTCGGCCACTTTGTTATAAATTTCTGTGATACTAACATCGGCTTCATCTGTTTCTAAAAAGAATGGCGTCTCTGTTTTTTCCAAAGCCATTGCGACTTCATCAGATTTTAAAACGGCAGCCCCAAACGATAAATAAAACCCTTGGTTAATGAGCTGTTGTGCCATTTCGTATTTTTTATTGAACCCATGGATAATCATTGGTACGGTGGGCTGCAAGCGTTTTTTTAAAGCAACCAATTCATCAAAAGCTTTTACGCAATGGATGAT from Pedobacter sp. SL55 includes these protein-coding regions:
- a CDS encoding TatD family hydrolase, which encodes MPKTKPISIGIHPWYGKLQELDKNLKYLNVLARQENVKLIGECGLDKLKGEPMENQLQTLEAQISLAEELKKPLIIHCVKAFDELVALKKRLQPTVPMIIHGFNKKYEMAQQLINQGFYLSFGAAVLKSDEVAMALEKTETPFFLETDEADVSITEIYNKVAEIKKISLDKLKDIIFANCKKLGLL